The following are from one region of the Quercus robur chromosome 1, dhQueRobu3.1, whole genome shotgun sequence genome:
- the LOC126723691 gene encoding F-box protein At2g26850-like, with translation MVLCFLITCFSFILFIKSLPLKPLPPWANEMRLLSFWFWKDLPSSFLISQLINNSLSSFYLSLIPPYKMSLIKKSLSSKVENVEEETAEMSVLDLPELALERILEMLPPASLCTMAGVCTSLRERCKSDHLWEKHMKQKWGRVVGAAAYRNWQWHISSKTDSNNLKQGKQKGLMRLLSLSWPVSWFRSKVDDCSKQRSSLPVDSIMSWYLALETGKFWFPAQVYNRENGHVGFMLSCYDAELSYDPRTDTFQARYPPHGRRAIAIENAVPWERLRAPPVETTPHDLHSSDCLNELCPGDHIEIQWRRNKEFPYGWWYGIVGHLESCDGNELYCRCHISDTVVLEFNQYTPGSRWRHTAINRKDHREEGNEADGFYGGIRKLKHKDEISTWKQLWPKETLE, from the exons ATGGTACTTTGCTTCTTGATCACTTGCTTCTCCTTCATCCTCTTTATAAAGTCCCTACCTCTCAAGCCACTCCCACCATGGGCTAATGAGATGAGACTGTTGTCCTTCTGGTTTTGGAAAGACTTACCATCATCCTTTCTAATATCCCAGTTGATAAACAATAGCCTGTCAAGTTTCTATCTTTCTCTAATCCCACCTTACAAAATGTCTTTGATAAAGAAGAGCCTAAGTTCCAAAGTTGAGAATGTAGAGGAAGAAACTGCAGAGATGTCAGTGTTGGACTTGCCAGAATTGGCCTTGGAACGCATTCTTGAGATGTTACCACCTGCTTCACTATGTACCATGGCTGGCGTTTGTACCTCTTTGAGAGAGAGGTGTAAAAGCGACCACCTATGGGAGAAGCACATGAAGCAGAAATGGGGCAGAGTAGTTGGTGCAGCTGCTTACAGGAATTGGCAATGGCATATTTCTTCTAAAACAGATTCAAACAATCTCAAGCAAGGCAAGCAGAAGGGCCTGATGAGGCTTCTATCTCTCAGCTGGCCTGTTTCATGGTTTAGATCCAAAGTTGATGACTGTAGCAAACAGAGAAGCTCTTTGCCGGTTGATTCAATCATGTCTTGGTATCTTGCTCTGGAAACTGGCAAGTTCTGGTTTCCTGCTCAGGTCTATAACCGTGAG AATGGCCATGTTGGGTTTATGTTGTCATGCTATGATGCTGAACTTAGCTATGATCCCCGCACTGACACCTTCCAAGCCAG GTATCCACCTCATGGAAGGAGAGCAATTGCCATTGAGAATGCCGTGCCATGGGAAAGGCTAAGAGCACCACCTGTTGAAACTACTCCTCATGATCTTCATAGCTCTGACTGTTTGAATGAGTTGTGCCCGGGTGATCACATTGAGATTCAGTGGAGAAGAAACAAAGAGTTCCCTTATG GTTGGTGGTATGGTATTGTAGGTCACTTGGAATCATGTGATGGAAATGAACTTTACTGCCGTTGTCATATTAGTG ACACTGTGGTGCTGGAGTTCAATCAGTACACCCCTGGTTCACGGTGGAGACATACAGCCATTAACAGGAAAGACCACAGGGAAGAGGGGAATGAGGCAGATGGGTTCTATGGAGGAATCAGAAAGCTTAAGCACAAGGATGAAATTTCCACTTGGAAGCAACTTTGGCCTAAAG